A genomic window from Silene latifolia isolate original U9 population chromosome Y, ASM4854445v1, whole genome shotgun sequence includes:
- the LOC141629965 gene encoding uncharacterized protein LOC141629965: MCKWFGSTLSGPALRWLVSLPNRSIATSADLVNAFTQRFASSQKPQKHAGDLYRIVQCLNETIGDFNARFNNEKVAVRECDVSTTVEAFRRGLHHDSDQYKLLTMHPCHSFEVVQEKVAASIRLKEDMLTRASVPSTPSVSSTPTIKKSRRKQPTKRKEERYKPYGQGVNRIDNRKENQHLPTLAEYGFTTGIEGILKALKKMGDGVRCSRPPKEGQAWRNDNKKKCEFHRDIGHTIKDCYTLRREIRRLYEQGGLSHILPRGGKQQDKVGSTKHAKPSTPPTCTKIINVIIGGLDVSGLTYSAAKRHATETKGDRPETSCRVSHSDLPTVAFDEEDVHDSQEHHDALIITLSMANCIVRKVLVDTGSSVNLIMLKTIENLGFSEKDLQKKTIPLVGFSGETANSLREIVIPIYAGGVNKQVRYLVIDGPSTYNVILGRPWLHLMKAAP; this comes from the coding sequence ATGTGCAAGTGGTTCGGGTCAACACTGTCAGGGCCAGCGCTGCGATGGCTCGTGAGCCTACCTAACCGGTCAATAGCAACGTCTGCCGACTTGGTAAACGCTTTCACCCAGCGATTCGCTAGCAGCCAGAAACCACAAAAGCACGCTGGCGATCTATACAGAATAGTCCAATGTCTCAATGAGACGATTGGAGACTTCAACGCCAGGTTCAATAACGAGAAAGTAGCAGTACGGGAGTGTGATGTCTCGACAACAGTAGAAGCATTTAGGAGGGGCCTACACCATGATTCAGACCAATATAAACTACTGACAATGCATCCCTGCCACAGCTTTGAGGTAGTCCAGGAAAAAGTCGCGGCATCAATTAGACTGAAAGAAGATATGCTCACCAGGGCAAGCGTACCAAGCACACCAAGCGTGTCGAGTACACCGACCATAAAGAAATCAAGAAGGAAACAACCTACTAAAAGGAAGGAGGAGAGATACAAACCATACGGCCAAGGAGTAAACAGAATCGACAACAGAAAGGAGAATCAACACCTCCCAACTCTGGCTGAGTATGGATTCACAACTGGAATCGAGGGAATTCTGAAAGCACTAAAGAAAATGGGAGATGGGGTAAGATGTTCTAGGCCGCCAAAAGAAGGACAAGCTTGGAGGAACGATAACAAGAAGAAGTGCGAATTTCATCGTGATATTGGACACACTATAAAGGATTGTTATACTTTGCGTAGGGAGATCAGACGCCTGTATGAACAAGGAGGCCTGAGCCACATATTACCACGTGGaggcaagcagcaagataaggtaggctccacaAAGCATGCAAAGCCCTCCACACCGCCTACATGCACCaaaataataaacgtgataatagGCGGCTTAGACGTAAGTGGATTGACATATTCAGCAGCAAAGAGACACGCTACCGAAACTAAGGGCGACAGGCCAGAAACATCTTGCAGGGTCTCCCACAGTGACCTGCCCACTGTCGCCTTCGACGAAGAAGATGTCCATGACAGTCAGGAACACCACGACGCACTTATTATAACACTGTCAATGGCCAATTGTATAGTAAGGAAGGTCCTGGTAGATACTGGTAGCTCAGTCAACTTGATCATgttgaaaaccatagaaaacttgggattcagcgagaaggacttGCAGAAGAAGACCATCCCACTGGTGGGATTTAGTGGGGAAACAGCTAACTCACTACGAGAGATCGTGATCCCAATCTACGCAGGGGGAGTCAACAAACAAGTAAGGTACTTAGTCATTGATGGACCATCCACCTACAATGTCATTCTtggaagaccatggctgcatcTAATGAAAGCAGCCCCCTAA